A DNA window from Fusarium fujikuroi IMI 58289 draft genome, chromosome FFUJ_chr11 contains the following coding sequences:
- a CDS encoding related to SUR1-required for mannosylation of sphingolipids — protein MSSSPILGPERKNSYDEERLEWATPSVPKKYLRLPRLRRSTVILLLIDFLIVAVLVHAFYPLITLLRRNEELFGARLTLPLNDTSFGEDVPAQRTIPRIFHQTSANETIPEAWKDLVKSCRDTYSEFEYKHWTDAKARDFISEEYPWFLDTWDTFPFNIQRADAIRYFVLHHYGGIYLDMDTLCNATIPLHQIESDGTKHHAVFKSTTPTGVSNDMMITSAHHPAFTKALSRIQLYNDITRPWAHILPHVAVMVSAGPLFLTMALKNYLLEQPSLPETTIQVINATELEPYLTDYEGASWHHGDTKAIMWLGDHSWVWYVLTVVGVVGGLYLINMLLMKCWARFFEKASSDEAKDAIKLT, from the exons ATGTCATCCTCACCGATTCTTGGTCCCGAACGAAAAAACTCCTACGATGAAGAACGTCTCGAATGGGCGACGCCCTCGGTGCCAAAGAAGTACCTCCGCCTGCCAAGGCTGCGTCGCTCGACCGtgatcctcctcctcatcgatttcctcatcgtcgctgtGCTCGTCCATGCCTTTTACCCGCTCATCACGCTGCTGCGTCGGAATGAGGAGCTATTCGGTGCGAGATTAACGTTGCCCCTGAATGATACCTCGTTTGGCGAGGATGTCCCCGCGCAGAGGACGATACCGAGGATTTTTCACCAGACCAGCGCGAATGAGACCATCCCTGAGGCTTGGAAGGATCTGGTCAAGAGCTGTAGGGATACTTACTCTGAGTTCGAGTATAAG CACTGGACCGACGCCAAGGCTCGTGATTTTATCTCAGAAGAGTATCCTTGGTTCCTCGACACTTGGGACACTTTCCCCTTCAACATTCAGCGCGCCGATGCTATTCGATACTTTGTCCTTCACCACTATGGCGGTATCTATCTCGACATGGACACCCTCTGCAACGCAACCATCCCCCTGCACCAAATCGAGTCCGACGGCACCAAGCACCACGCTGTCTTCAAGAGCACAACACCTACCGGTGTCTCCAACGACATGATGATAACCTCTGCGCACCATCCCGCCTTCACAAAAGCCCTCTCCCGAATTCAACTCTACAACGACATAACCCGTCCCTGGGCGCACATCCTCCCGCACGTCGCAGTAATGGTCTCAGCCGGACCGCTCTTCCTCACCATGGCGCTGAAGAATTATCTGCTTGAACAGCCGTCGCTGCCTGAGACTACGATACAGGTGATCAATGCGACCGAGCTTGAACCTTATTTGACTGATTACGAGGGCGCGTCGTGGCATCATGGCGATACGAAGGCGATAATGTGGTTGGGTGATCACTCGTGGGTCTGGTACGTGCTCACTGTGGTTGGGGTGGTCGGAGGCTTGTATTTGATCAACATGCTCCTGATGAAGTGCTGGGCGCGGTTCTTTGAAAAGGCTTCCAGTgatgaggccaaggatgCTATTAAGCTCACGTAG